Within Heterodontus francisci isolate sHetFra1 unplaced genomic scaffold, sHetFra1.hap1 HAP1_SCAFFOLD_162, whole genome shotgun sequence, the genomic segment ATTGTTAGTCTATCACAGGCATGGGGAGCCATCGAACTCTTACATTATATTCTCACCCCAGGAGTCCCATTtgttctgattctgctgctcaatacgttaactgtcagacacattttagtggctaaCAGaattcgcaggagactccggggtcacagcagtggggagaatcccaaagacccagagatgaagagcagaaggaaatccatcattttattgtttgtaatctcggggaatttcatattgttatgggcCCTATTCATGTTTAATATAATATGTTTCCGAATGCGGATTTTAGGGTATAGGGATGTGTATCCACCCAGCGTTGTACAAGAAATCGGATTCATGCTCCAGctcttgagttgctgcacaaacacttgtatttatgctgtgacACAAACTAAGTTCAGAGAACAATTTAAGaatatggtaacatatccctttACCCGAATTGGACAATTCATTAAATGATGAGAAGAATTGATTAATTCCCAGGATCAGAATTCAATCCCAGCTCATAATCTGACCAACCCCTCAGCAATCAGACACAGTGGGATCGGTCTGTTCCCCGACACCCCCcttcaccaccaccgcccccccacccaggTCTGTGTTAAATACATAATATGCTGATCTCCGGACTCCCAGGTCCATGGTAGAATatagcatgcaattctggtcgccacactaccagaatgacatggaggttttggagagggtacagaagaggtttaccaggatgttgcctgatctggaggatattagctatgaggagaggttggataaactcggattgttttcactggaacgacggaggtggaggggcgacatgatagaggtttacaaagttatgagcggcatggacagagtggatagtcagaagctttttcccagggtggaagagtcagctactaggggacataggtttaatagcgaggggcaatgtttagaggggatgtacaagGCATGTTTTTGGTTTGATTCTCTTACTTGTTCCCAAGTACCATTTCCTTTACCAGAAATGTCCACACGTTCGGGCCTCCCCTGTCATTTACCTTACACTGAATACACACTCCATATCCCTCTTCCCACATGGAAACCCTTCCCGGGAGAGTGCCACAGCCTGTTATGGATGCAGTCGCTATACTATCTCTTTTATTATTTCTTATCTAAACCGGGAGATCTCCCCCATATGTTTTGTATGAATCATTGTGGCTCATTAATCTTTCATGTCCACCAATAATCTGAGTTCTCATCCATAAATTGCAAGTGGGGcacattcagctcctttgtccagagTCCAGTTAATAATGGTGGTCCTGAATGCTATTGTTGTGTTTATTGTATTCACCATCTTTCAAGTATCAATACAAGCATGCAGGTCCACATTTTCAACTGTAGGGAGAGCAAATGTAACATCTTACTCCTCAACATCATCAAATTACCGTGAAACCACCtcaattttgtttgtttttttgacTGTGTAACACGTTCAATAGATATACTGCTGGGTTTAATTTGTTAGCTATAGAGTGGGGGACCGACCCATTTCACATCAAAAGAGTGCTTTTTAATGGAGGAATTTAGTCAGTTTACTTGGGGTCTCCAACCCCATATTCAAATGATTTGATTTTCTTCTGAAATCATCGTTGAACTTGATTTTGTGACCTTCCCAGGTTTTCTGCCACTTGGGCTGTTCACTTTTTCCACATGGTCTGTTATTGTCTGCAACCACTTCTGACTACACGGCTGTAGTTTTCAGAGTGTTCTATTCCCCAGATTTACTTGTCCCGGTATCCACATTTATCTCCCAGTCATAGCCTTATATGGACTTATCCCCTTTACCTTGTGGAACGTATTTCCATCAAACATGGAGGCATCATGTCAGTCGATTGAGTGGGGTGCCCTCTACACAATTTGCTTAACATGGTTTTTGAAGTACAATTACTTCTTTCCACAATCCCTGATGATTGTGGGTAGTGTGCAATGTACAATGTATACCTTATTTGGAGCATGTTCTACACTGCAGTAAAAATTTCCCCTGTGAAGGGTGGACCCTGGTCACTATCCACTTGTATCGGTATTCCCCACCAACAGAACACCTCACTCCAAAGGATTTGTGTGACCATACGTGCTTAATTGTTCCTGGTTGGGAAGACCTCTATCCATTTTGTAAATTTGTTCACCACCACAAGAACATACTCATAGTTTCCCTGACACATTGTACAGGGACCAAACTTGAAGTGTGTCCATGAGCCATTGGGAGGAGGTTGTGACCAGGGTAGGGCGTGATTAGAGCAGGACAGAGGATTAACCTGCAAACACGGTAGCATCTATTGACATATTGTTCTGCATGTTGTTCCATTTATGACCACCAACAGGCTTCGATTAGCTTTCATAGTGTAGTATCAGCTGATTAATGTCCAGTCATTGGGTGAGAATGAAAGAAGGCGAACATTTCCTCTTTAAGTTGAGGAGGATTACAAACTACCAAAGAATCATCTTTATTTTTAATCATTAACAAGGAGGGGCTTCCTTTATGTTGGTGCTGAAACACTGTGGAGTTTACCCACCAGGTGGGCTGTGGTAGTGAACACCCCTGTTTGTGTCATTCTATGACCTGAGAGTAAGGAGTGAACAAAGTTTGGAGTTCTGTCACATCAATGGTTTTTTTTATTTCAGTGGCGACTTTTACAACAGGTGTTTGGGATCTGGATTCtctgcagattatttagcaaaccAATTGGCTGCATTGTCACCCTGACTGTTGGGTGATGAATATTTCCGCTGGGCTGTTACCCGTTCCTGGAGCAATTCCCATAGTTTACGGAGGAGACCAGAATTTTAAAAAGGTTTACCATAAAGAACAATAATCATGTTTAAGATACAGGATCAAGAGCATAATTACATTGCCAATGTAACTACTATCTGACCAAGTAGTAGTTGTTTCTGATGCTGTATAatggacagtgaggatgatagctaTCAGATCTGTTTGTTGAgatgaatgggcaagaatgtggaatCCCATTGTCCAATCAGGAGTCTCCATATTAACTATGGCACACCCGGTTTTGGGGATGGCCATCAACAGACGAGGGCGAGCCGTCCACGTACATGTTTCAGGCTTCCGGGATCGTGCAGGCTTTTACTGGGTTTAATCCCATCTCCAACACAGGTAACAGACACTGGTGTGGACTTCCCTCATAAACAAGCAGAAGGGGGTGATGTccaagtctcactgcagtaactcaaGTGTCCATTTGCTGATCCATTGCAAAGGCACTTTAGTATCACATGGTTTTAATAGAAGATAAAGGGATGTATGCAGAGAATGTAAAATCACTTCCTGTAGTCcagcaattttttttattccttcataagTTGTGAGTCCTAATTGTAGCTTTCCTGTCACTACTCTGTCACTTGTCCTCTAACTCCTCGTTCTCTAACATTATTCCTTTATATATTATGGagcaccttgtcaaagacctttttgaaaatcCATAGAAAATACATCTACTGTATCACCATTGTCGactctctctgttatctcctcaaaaatcaataaggttggtcaagcaatgaTTTTCCTTTAGAAATCTATGCTGATTATTCATTGTTATATTTCTAATTTTCAGGTGAACTTCTATTATCTCCATTTGTAGGAATTC encodes:
- the LOC137359113 gene encoding probable G-protein coupled receptor 139, encoding MFIALVNLLTIVILSRGKCGLSRCVSRYLLFIAVTDLLVIIIDLILRQIPTVYREQFLFVQSISVCNIHTVLLFTVTDCSVWFSVTFTFDRFVAICSRKLKTKYCTEKTAAVVLGTVTALSCLKDITWYFILMGLYQLDNMPWFCAVKLIVSLSQAWGAIELLHYILTPGVPFVLILLLNTLTVRHILVANRIRRRLRGHSSGENPKDPEMKSRRKSIILLFVISGNFILLWALFMFNIICFRMRILGYRDVYPPSVVQEIGFMLQLLSCCTNTCIYAVTQTKFREQFKNMVTYPFTRIGQFIK